In Planctomycetia bacterium, one DNA window encodes the following:
- a CDS encoding glycosyltransferase family 4 protein, with product MRIAQVSATFLPIVGGVEWKVHYLSQEYAQRGHVVTVFTLRQPGGIPDAPLPAAPRYRVVRCGYSFRGAGRLGVNNWLLARAILAEHRRDPFDVIHGHQLGPMAACCASVRRRTGLPVVVTTSGDDVNTIPSAGYGIRCQPRLDRMVRENVRAVDVIGSVSRGIRAELEAIGTTAKIVDIPNGVPWEDFQTGPSRLLRDRLNLSDDTVIILSVGRNFRLKRYDVGIEAFARVVQPRHSVTSGDVRTHAKAHYVIIGRELDSLRPLIDRFNLADHVSLVDQMPMSQLPAAYHSADVFFNPSETEGFAQVNAQALACGLPLVVTDASGNVDAADHGGALVARCNDPESMARCLAKLINDASARRTLGAEAHRASRHYAWSRIAEQYLEIFSSLCRDR from the coding sequence ATGCGAATCGCCCAAGTCAGTGCCACCTTTCTGCCGATCGTCGGCGGCGTCGAATGGAAAGTGCACTACCTGTCACAGGAGTACGCGCAGCGCGGCCATGTGGTCACCGTTTTCACACTGCGTCAGCCGGGAGGAATCCCCGACGCGCCGTTGCCGGCTGCGCCGCGCTACCGCGTCGTGCGGTGCGGCTATTCGTTTCGCGGTGCAGGCCGATTGGGTGTGAACAACTGGCTGCTGGCGCGCGCGATCCTGGCCGAACATCGCCGCGATCCGTTCGACGTGATTCACGGCCACCAACTGGGGCCGATGGCGGCCTGCTGCGCGAGCGTACGCCGAAGGACGGGGCTACCCGTGGTGGTGACCACGAGCGGAGATGACGTGAACACGATTCCATCCGCGGGCTACGGCATTCGGTGTCAGCCGCGCCTGGATCGCATGGTCCGTGAGAACGTGCGGGCGGTCGACGTCATCGGCAGCGTCAGCCGCGGCATCCGCGCCGAGCTGGAGGCCATCGGGACGACCGCGAAGATTGTCGATATACCGAACGGCGTGCCGTGGGAGGACTTTCAAACCGGCCCCAGCCGGCTGCTTCGGGACAGGCTCAACTTGAGCGATGACACGGTCATCATCCTGTCGGTGGGGCGGAATTTCAGGTTGAAGCGTTACGACGTGGGAATTGAGGCGTTCGCGCGAGTTGTGCAACCGAGGCATTCAGTCACATCGGGCGATGTCCGTACGCACGCAAAAGCGCACTATGTCATAATCGGGCGCGAACTGGATTCGTTGCGACCTCTGATTGACCGGTTTAACCTGGCTGACCATGTTTCATTGGTGGATCAGATGCCGATGTCGCAATTGCCTGCGGCCTATCACTCGGCCGATGTGTTCTTTAACCCTTCCGAGACCGAGGGGTTTGCGCAGGTGAACGCACAAGCCCTGGCTTGCGGCCTGCCCCTTGTGGTGACCGACGCCTCGGGCAACGTGGATGCAGCCGATCATGGCGGGGCACTCGTCGCGCGCTGCAACGACCCGGAATCCATGGCGCGGTGCCTCGCAAAACTGATCAATGACGCGTCGGCGCGCCGCACACTGGGCGCCGAGGCACACCGGGCCAGTCGGCATTATGCCTGGTCGCGCATCGCGGAGCAGTACCTTGAGATTTTTTCGTCGCTTTGTCGAGACCGGTAG
- a CDS encoding GDP-mannose 4,6-dehydratase: MKKAFVTGAAGFIGSHLCESLLRDQWHVLGVDCFDDFYDPSVKRRNISGFSSHPHFELVEADIRDEPAMEAALGRGTDVIVHLAARAGVRPSIERPLLYQDVNVRGTNVLLEAARKHRIGRFVFASSSSVYGNSPKVPFSESDRVDHPISPYAATKKAGELLCHTYHHLFGMNITCLRFFTVYGARQRPDLAIHKFTRLIESGRPIPVFGDGSMMRDHTYIDDIIAGVRAAMERCAGFHVYNLGESRPVSLADLIAAIEQALGKKAIIERLPVQPGDVDRTYADVSLAVRELGYEPRTELSVGLAKFVEWFRAAGS, translated from the coding sequence ATGAAAAAGGCATTCGTTACTGGTGCAGCGGGCTTCATCGGCTCGCATCTGTGCGAGTCCTTGTTGCGGGACCAATGGCACGTCCTGGGCGTCGATTGCTTTGATGACTTTTATGATCCTTCTGTGAAGCGGCGAAACATCTCTGGATTCAGCTCCCATCCGCATTTTGAACTGGTCGAGGCCGACATTCGCGACGAGCCGGCAATGGAGGCTGCCCTGGGTCGCGGAACGGATGTGATTGTTCACTTGGCCGCGCGGGCCGGCGTGCGCCCGTCGATCGAACGGCCGTTGCTTTATCAGGATGTCAATGTTCGCGGGACGAACGTTCTGCTGGAGGCGGCGCGAAAGCACAGGATCGGGAGGTTTGTGTTCGCGAGCAGTTCGAGCGTTTACGGCAACAGTCCGAAAGTGCCTTTCAGCGAGTCGGATCGCGTGGATCATCCGATCTCACCTTATGCGGCCACCAAGAAGGCCGGCGAGCTGCTTTGTCACACGTATCATCATCTGTTTGGAATGAACATCACCTGCCTGCGGTTCTTCACGGTGTATGGCGCGCGGCAGCGGCCGGATCTGGCGATTCACAAGTTCACGCGGCTCATCGAGAGCGGCAGGCCGATACCCGTGTTCGGCGATGGCAGCATGATGCGCGATCATACCTACATTGACGACATCATCGCCGGCGTGCGCGCGGCGATGGAACGATGCGCGGGTTTTCATGTTTACAATCTGGGCGAATCGCGGCCGGTGTCCTTGGCCGACTTGATCGCGGCCATCGAGCAAGCACTGGGGAAAAAGGCGATCATCGAGCGGTTGCCGGTGCAGCCGGGTGACGTGGATCGGACCTACGCGGACGTGTCGCTTGCGGTGCGAGAGCTGGGGTATGAACCGCGCACCGAGTTGTCCGTCGGCCTGGCGAAGTTCGTCGAGTGGTTTCGAGCCGCAGGGAGCTGA
- the asnB gene encoding asparagine synthase (glutamine-hydrolyzing): MCGILGIVTFRGEHPSERSFDRALGQLDHRGPDDRGALHETLPSGGRISLGQTRLSILDLSPAGHQPMVSDRTGTAIVFNGEAYNFREVRADLQSAGLSFHSECDTEVLLAAYDERADRFIEPFRGMFAIGLWDRGRDRLLLVRDRLGIKPLYYYWDGRAFAFASELTAIAALPGLKLDICQDAMRQFLWRGFIPYPLSIFKQIHKLPAGCMVRLDLANPRPDVVTYWNALDYYAAPGRYSNPTEAVDAIEAVLRESVKLRLISDVPLGAFLSGGIDSSLVVSLMRQVHGGTVRTFSIGFDEDRWNEAPAAKRIAEYLGTQHEEMYISRANLLEQVRTVSRHYDEPFADSSAIPTLALAKLTRRHVTVALSGDGGDELFWGYDQYTAKSNRVFPWVRKVPTALRKVVGAGLRAFRGSPLERWGHLIAFEDFAQFYARTDLWHPWTFAGLHRAHVTLNRQLEIGREVAARLGDRDRDRHMSATDLKCYLVDDILTKVDRATMAVALEARVPILDHKLVELAAGIPYSIKKHGNEKKHLLKALLERYVPRSLWDRPKMGFGVPLVHYFRGPLRDWAHDELFSGGHSLPEWLDMRIARAVLEEHVSGRRDCASLLWACLQLAGWDRRMREIRRGAEAPC; the protein is encoded by the coding sequence ATGTGCGGCATTCTGGGCATTGTGACGTTTCGCGGTGAGCATCCGAGCGAGCGATCGTTTGATCGCGCGCTGGGGCAACTGGACCACCGCGGCCCCGATGATCGCGGGGCGCTGCACGAGACGCTCCCGTCGGGCGGGCGCATCTCGCTGGGCCAGACGCGCTTGAGCATCCTCGATCTGTCCCCGGCGGGGCATCAACCGATGGTCAGCGATCGCACCGGCACGGCGATCGTTTTCAACGGCGAGGCCTACAACTTTCGGGAGGTCCGCGCCGACTTGCAGAGTGCCGGACTGTCGTTTCACAGCGAATGCGATACCGAGGTTCTTCTGGCGGCGTACGACGAACGTGCGGATCGATTCATTGAGCCGTTTCGCGGGATGTTCGCGATCGGGCTATGGGACCGCGGGCGAGACCGTCTGCTGCTGGTGCGCGATCGGCTGGGCATCAAGCCGCTCTATTACTACTGGGATGGTCGCGCGTTTGCATTTGCATCGGAGCTGACGGCCATCGCGGCGCTGCCGGGATTAAAACTTGACATATGTCAGGATGCGATGCGTCAATTCCTCTGGCGCGGGTTCATTCCGTACCCGTTGTCCATCTTCAAGCAAATCCACAAGCTTCCGGCCGGTTGCATGGTGCGGCTCGATTTGGCGAATCCGCGGCCTGACGTCGTCACATACTGGAATGCGCTGGATTATTACGCCGCACCGGGCCGCTACTCGAACCCGACGGAAGCGGTGGACGCCATTGAAGCGGTGCTGCGAGAGTCCGTGAAGTTGCGTTTGATCAGCGACGTTCCGCTTGGGGCCTTTCTAAGCGGAGGGATCGACTCTTCACTGGTCGTGTCGTTGATGCGGCAAGTGCATGGGGGGACGGTTCGGACCTTCTCGATCGGCTTTGATGAAGACCGATGGAATGAGGCGCCGGCGGCCAAACGCATCGCCGAGTATCTGGGAACCCAGCACGAAGAGATGTACATCTCGCGTGCGAACCTGCTTGAACAGGTTCGCACGGTGAGCCGGCATTACGATGAACCGTTCGCGGATTCGTCGGCCATCCCGACGCTGGCGCTGGCGAAGTTGACGCGGCGGCATGTAACGGTTGCCCTGTCAGGCGACGGCGGGGATGAGCTGTTCTGGGGGTATGATCAGTACACCGCCAAATCGAACCGAGTGTTTCCGTGGGTTCGCAAGGTGCCGACGGCGCTGCGGAAGGTGGTTGGTGCGGGCTTGCGGGCCTTTCGAGGCAGTCCGCTGGAGCGCTGGGGGCATTTGATTGCGTTTGAAGATTTCGCCCAGTTCTATGCCCGAACGGATCTCTGGCATCCGTGGACATTTGCCGGCCTGCACCGGGCGCACGTCACCTTGAATCGGCAGCTGGAGATTGGTCGAGAGGTCGCTGCCCGATTGGGAGATCGAGATCGGGACCGTCACATGAGTGCGACCGACTTGAAGTGTTATCTCGTGGACGACATTCTCACGAAGGTGGATCGTGCCACGATGGCGGTCGCGCTGGAGGCGCGCGTGCCGATCCTGGATCACAAATTGGTCGAACTGGCGGCCGGGATTCCGTACTCGATCAAGAAACACGGGAACGAAAAGAAACACCTGCTCAAGGCGCTGCTTGAGCGGTACGTGCCGAGGTCGCTGTGGGATCGCCCCAAGATGGGTTTCGGCGTACCGTTGGTTCACTACTTCCGTGGGCCGCTGCGGGATTGGGCTCATGACGAGTTGTTCAGCGGCGGGCATTCCCTTCCGGAATGGCTGGACATGCGAATCGCGCGCGCCGTGTTGGAAGAACACGTGAGTGGGCGGCGTGACTGTGCGAGCTTGCTGTGGGCGTGTTTGCAGTTGGCAGGGTGGGATCGGCGGATGCGTGAGATTCGGCGCGGCGCAGAGGCGCCCTGCTGA